The following DNA comes from Clostridia bacterium.
CTGATGTACAAGATTATAACAGGATTTATAACAGACTGGTAGATAATTTATACACTGTTATGAAAAACACCAAAAAGCGCCTGGCCTTAGAACAAAAACAGCATTTTTGGCTGCTGCTATCAATAATATTTGACATGTGCAAAAAGTATTTGATTAATCCAAAAGATATAGCAGTTTTGATGTTTGAAAAAAATACCGCCGGCAATAATATTATTGATTCTTTGGGATTTCACGTAGAACTAATACCGATTGAAAATATTTCAGACAACCTTAAAAATGCCGCGATCTTGGACTGGGCGCAAAAAAATTCAGCTATTTTATTAGGCTGTTATGACCGCGGCGATTATCTAATGCATAATATAAAGTCTCAGGACTGTGTCAATCTTTTGATAAACTTTAACAAAACCTTTCTTTATGCTCTTTTAGAAAATAGACGAAAATATGATCAAAGTTGGGCTGAAATTTTGTCTTATAACCAAATCGATATAAACGATATTTTAACTGACTTTTTTATATTTCACTATCTTGATAACGGCTTATCTGCTGAAAAGGTAAAGAGAATAGCTTATCAGACCTTTGACGATGTTCCTGAATCCAAAATTCAAGAACAATGGAACAGACTCATAGATAGATTGTAAGTTTTCTTGAGAAAATTATTTTAATTAACTTTTTACGGCATATTAAATGCCGTAATTTTTATACATGAAAATATCCTTTGGAATTTTGACGCATAATATCGGATTTTGAAAAATAAATTTATATACAATAGACTTTTAGTCTTATTAGTTTTTGGTTGGGGGCATATGAGAGAGTATATTATTCAGCGAGCAATCGAATTGGGAAAATATTTTGTAAAGACCAAAAAGACCGTTAGAGAAGCTGCCAAAGTCTTCAATATCAGCAAATCCACTGTTCATAAAGATATAACCGAAAGATTACAGGATATTGATACCGACCTTTTTGAAGAGGTAAGAAAAATCCTGGATTTTAATTTATCCGAAAGGCACTTGCGCGGAGGGCTTGCCACCAAATCAAAGTTTTTAAAGGCTAAACAATCAGCTCTCGAAAATCCTTGATAAAAACATCTGATATATCATACAAAAGATCGACTTCATCTTCTGGCTGCCCGTCAAACATGCCGATTATTTTGCAGCCAGAATCCTTGATGGTAACTATATAATATGGATAATCTTCTATGACTGCACAGTTGGAAGGTTCATAGCCTGTATCCGAAAATGCATACAAAAACAAAGCCCCGTCACGCTTATGTATTCCGGTAGTCCGTCTTGTATAAATCCCGTCTGCAGCCAATCCATATCTTTTTAAAACTGCCTCAACAAATTCTAATTCATTAAGTGTAATAATATATATGCGCTTATGATTTTCTCTTGCCCATAGCCAAAACTCATAAGCACCGTTTTTTAACTCACATTCTTTTTCATATAGCGGCAAAGCCTGACGAACAAACTCTTTATCAACAGTATCAAAATCAAGATTAAGGTTATATTTTTCATTAAGATTTTTTATCATATCCTTAAAACTGTTTTGATGCTCTATTTCCATGCCAGGTTGATAAACATTTAGTGCTTTTAAGGTGGCAATCAAAGCCTTTTTTTCTATGCCGACAGAATTAACCAAAGTTCTATCAAAGTCAATAAAATAAGCTTTTATCTGCTGAAATAATTCGTAGTTTCCCATATATTTATATTATACCATCTATAGTTGTTTTAGCAAATAGTATATTATCACTATGTGCCGCTATAATATATTGTTCATAATATAACATAATTTTTTTTAGTCTTATCAAAAAAGCTCCAATTTTCTTGGAGCTTTTTAGTT
Coding sequences within:
- the spoIIID gene encoding sporulation transcriptional regulator SpoIIID; the protein is MREYIIQRAIELGKYFVKTKKTVREAAKVFNISKSTVHKDITERLQDIDTDLFEEVRKILDFNLSERHLRGGLATKSKFLKAKQSALENP
- a CDS encoding HAD family hydrolase; translated protein: MGNYELFQQIKAYFIDFDRTLVNSVGIEKKALIATLKALNVYQPGMEIEHQNSFKDMIKNLNEKYNLNLDFDTVDKEFVRQALPLYEKECELKNGAYEFWLWARENHKRIYIITLNELEFVEAVLKRYGLAADGIYTRRTTGIHKRDGALFLYAFSDTGYEPSNCAVIEDYPYYIVTIKDSGCKIIGMFDGQPEDEVDLLYDISDVFIKDFRELIV